The Solanum lycopersicum chromosome 2, SLM_r2.1 DNA window tatataatatttttttatttttcgagagtcaaacaatttaagtttgatcGTAATATCACGCatgatattttcatttttttaaaaaatgaaatttatatgtctgtaaactatataaaaaatattataagtcacaatagttgataaatatttaaaagatttatgaaaaatttattatcaaaaataGATTTGTTTGAATCTCGAAACACAAAAGAGCTATTACCTTTGTCCATTATTGATTCTATTTTTgaagtcaaactataaaaactttgacttatattttataatatatttttttatcatattaatatgtgaAAAATGCAatgtataactttttttttgtatagttttaataaattaaatttttttatttaaaatattaaattaatattatttaatttaacaaataaaaatggagggatataaatattttatactatAGAAAATGAGAGGGGAGAGAGTACATATAGTCAATATAGGCAAATTTGAAGTTAGGTTACTTACCTCTCTCCACCTGTAAACTGAGATTCACAAAATTTCCCATtttcgagagagagagaagaattATGATCCGTTCCCACTGCTACAAATACGGCTTCGATTAGTTTGTTACGAGATCATCAATTTTGAAATGCTCTTCtctctttcttctccttttcttctTCAGCACTTACGGAGATGTTTACTGATTGTAATTGTGCTACTGCTGCAAATTCGGTTTTATTCCTCCGCCGTATCGGTACGGTGGCCCTATTATTCATTCTCGCTTCACTTTCTTGGTTTGTCCTTTACAAAGCTGGTGAAACTATCGGATTCAAGATCCCGGAATCTCTCACCTCCCATGCACCTCGTGTTTTCTTCTTCATCCCTCCCTCAGATTCCCTTCCTCCTCCATCGGTGAGAACTACTTTGAtacaatctatatatatatatacacacacaatttgtctctgttttttttttatttatttataacaatGTGGGTTTTTCTTCCCTTACAAAttacattattgttattaatatgcTCGATTTACAAGTGGATAGAATTTCTAATACAACACAATtcttgtataattattttaacaattctcttttaagttttttatttttgcttaagatttcttctccttttcccCCAATTAATGGTGGGGTTAAGGTTAGGAAGTACTAGTGaactctttattattttacaaaactatCATATATCTAAATAGCAGTCGGCGTAGCTTGGACTCCCGGAAAATTATACGGTATATACAAGTAACATAATATGATGCTAAATGGTTGAATGACAAACACTTGAAATAATGAAGTGTTGTAGCCTAGTGGTTTCTGGCATGCTTGAAAAGTTCATGCGTTAGGTGGTCGAGAGTTTGAATCTCACTTGCTGCTGTGTTTAAGCTTTTCTGGACACATTTCTTGCTCCGTTTATCTCATGTAAAATCCTTTATGGGTTCAGGATACTCAGGAGAATAAGCttgaaaaggttttgaaagatGCTGCTATGGAGGATAAAACCGTGATTTTAACGACCTTAAATGAAGCGTGGGCTGCCCCTTCTTCTGTTATTGATCTCTTTCTTGAAAGCTTCAGAATTGGCAATCAGACCCGTGAGCTTTTGAATCATTTAGTAATAATTGCCCTAGATGAGAAGGCATTCTCCCGGTGCTTGATTGTACATACTCATTGCTATGCACTAGTAAGTGAAGGGGTTGATTTTTCAAAGGAAGCTTATTTCATGACTCATGACTACCTAAAGATGATGTGGACACGGATCGACTTCTTAAAGGGTGTTCTTGAAATGGGATACAACTTTGTCTTCACGGTATTCATTCTAATACTTGTATCATTATCATTTCAATTGTCCTTGTACTTTTTTTGGATAATGTTAGATCTGAAGAAATCTTACAATAGATTAATGCATTGTACTACAAAATGTATTGCTTTATAGCATGATCTTTGTTGTCTCCTTGCTAACTGCCAAGGTATTCCACTTATCTAGTAGCGACAAAACAAGAAGAGATTTCGAtagtagttttattttttctgataaaataattcaattcagAATTTAATTGGTAATAGTCTTCTAGTTTCTGGTATTGAAATGATTTGGTTGCTTGTTTCCTGAGCATCGGTAGCACTGAGTGCAATGGCATGTATAGTTTGTTCCTAATGGTTTGGTGAAATATACAACCTAGAGTCACTTCTTGACCACCAATTAGGAACTTTAATAGCTTCCACAAGATATATGAGAGTTATGTTTTCTTACTTGACAACTGCCAAGGACTGGAATagattctgttttttttttgggcgGGGGGAATATGAGAATGCTACTTGTCTTTGAGATGTTTTCTTTGCTGGCTTTTAATGAGCATTCTGCAGGGTCATTAAGAACTTGATTTGAAAGATGttgtatttatcaataattataattgaaaatctACCATTCTGTTTTCTAATTTGAGATCCCTGGTGTATAAGTGTGTTAAATTGTTTTTATGATAAGAGATTTATCGGGATTCTTTGTGCCACCCTAGGAAGTTGGCATGTGGAAATTTTAGAAACTTCCAGGTAATCATGTTACAATTAATTTGCATGTGCCTCAAAGTAATAAAAGTTCTAAACATCTACTGTcagtacaaaaaattatttcactAACTAACAAGGAGTATACTTGGAggaaagatgcatatttcaaacttgGGAATAATGTTGAAATTCAAAGAGTATAGACATATAATGTGAGATACACCAAAAGTATATGTTAGCCCACTCCTCAACAGGAAGGCCATTCATTATCTCATTGACAATGCTTGTTTCTTCCTTATTCATACTAAAGAGCTGAAACAAAATAGGTTGTATTAGCTCGACATTGTAGCAGATTGCATCAATGTTCTTTGATCTAGATCTCTGCTACTTCTTTCTCTTTCCTTGTTTGTTGCTCGGTAATTTTAACAAAGCTGGCAAGAATCGTTACTTTAGAAGGTCTTTTGTTGAAGTGCAGGGCCTTAAATCAGATTAACTGAAACCTTCTGCATTGATATTGCTTTGATGGCAACTTAAATTTCTTTTCTATGATAGTACATATGACCTGTAAGTTTACAAGGTTGAAAGAGAAGTAGTAAAGTTCTGATTTACCTATAATATCATGTGCGCTGTATATGCTACTCATGTTTGGCAGTATTTATGATTTGTCATTTAACGTGTTGATAGACCTAGGGCTTAACTCAGCGCAAAATGCTAGTTCATGAGGGGAGGATTTCCTAAAAACATATACAGGGAGTTATCATCTCTATGTGGGATGATGTGGCAGTCAACACCCCCACTCACCTAAGACTGGACATCTAGAGCATGAACAATATAACGGGGGACCCCATATTGGAATTGGCCTGGTTTTGATGCCACATTAATGGACCTTGCAGCCTAACTCAGATAAAAAGAACCTAGTCATGAGGAGAGGATTCTGTAATACCATTTAAGAGACCTCCCATCCCTACGTGACCTGATGTTGGCCTCAACAGAAGGATCATCATTAATCGATTAAATAAGTATGTTCATTAATGTGCATGTATTGTGCAATTTTAGATGCGGCGTTGTTTGTAGTAGTTGTCTTCACCTAATTTAGAGTAGAAATTTCGTAGTCCTGTGCATGCAACACTTAAACACTTCATTGGTTCTTTTTTCCTAGGATGCTGATGTCATGTGGTTCAGAGATCCATTTCCTCACTTCTACGAGGATGCAGATTTTCAGATAGCTTGTGATCATTTCTTAGGAAACCCTGAAGACGTAGAGAATAGACCTAATGGTGGTTTCTTGTTTGTGAGATCGAATAACAGATCTATTGAGTTCTACAAGTTTTGGTACACCTCAAGAGAAACATATCCGAATTTGCATGATCAAGATGTTCTTAACAATATAAAGTATGATTCATTCATTATTGATATTGATCTCAAAATGAGATTCTTGGATACAACATATTTTGGTGGATTTTGTGAACCAAGCAAAGATTTGAATTTAGTATGTACAATGCATGCTAATTGTTGTTTTGGGCTGGAAAGTAAACTTCATGATCTTAGAGTCGTGCTTCAAGATTGGAAAAACTTCTTGTCTTTGCCACCAACGTTGAAGAGATCATTACCACCATCATGGCGAGTTCCTCAAAACTGCAGGTTTGTCATAGTTTTAAAGAATTCtttttactattaatttatGCACTCAAGTGATTTTACTTACACAAGACACAACACTAGAATTTATCAAAACAAATAGGCCTCTGGTACAATCCAACAGAACATGTTGTATTGCTCTACAAGGTCATACCATAGTCATAACTGATACACAATATTACAtcaaaaactaaacaaatcCTTAGAATGTTATTGAAAGTTGCAAATCCAGCCTTTATCTTTTGGTTTAATATTCTACTCCCCGACCTGACCATCCAGTTGTCTATTGCCTATTTGCTCTTCCTTCATGTTTGTTTTGGACCTGTGTCTCCCTTTCACAAGTTCCACCTTACATTTTCTAATGTTTGTTCCCACCCCTTACCCGTCTTCTATCTGTGCTTCCTTCATAGCTTTGACCCCTACGTTACGGTTTTAACTGATCGATAATACACATGCACACTACACTACCTTGCAACatgcttttttttcttctgactTTATCTTTCTTGGTGATTTTGCAGTCTTGATTCTCTTCACTTGTATACCCCACCAGTGGAGAATGTAATACAGGAGAATGTAGAACAATAGAATAAGAGTAGATGACTGACTCACTATAAAGTTGTAATTGTTTTAGAGATATTGAAGCTACTTGCTGTGTCAGGTAAGTGGTAACCATAAAGGCCAACAATTAATATAGGTTAGTTTGAAACCTGACTTGTTCTCAGTCTGTTTTCACATACTTTTGTAAATACTAATCAAAGAATATTAACAAATTTCCTCTTGTTACATTTTGTGTTGGAACTGTTTCCGTGGCAAATTATAGTACGATGTGTAAAATTCAAGCTTGAATCAATTGAACGGTGATTATGACAcatcatacaaaaatattattatcaagtgATTTCACATGTAATACTATAACGACTTCAAATATACAATTCttataatatatcaattattcAACTTGTtaagagtattttttttaatacgtCAACACATAATTTAAATGTTAGCAATATAGTTGCAAAATATTTAATGCCTTAAAGTTTTCGTCCTCTTTTAAAGGAATAGTAGtctccacttttttttttaaaaaaaaatataagtttgtTTATACCATAAGGTAAAAGAGATGGTAAAGAAATTTATGATTGGTCGGTGCATGCATGTATAGTGGCAAAATCAATCTCTCTAATAAGATGGCTACTGATGAAATGTTTACCAGCTTGAAAACAAGGATTAACTTGCTTCTTTTCAGGCATTAAATCACCATAAAATCTTTCCATTCCTATCTCTAATAAGTGCTTTTTGTCCAGTAATTTCACATGACTTGCCATCTCCTGAACCCATCCCTGCAAAATCACATCTctatcatataatattattaaaaaaacaatacaattaagaatataacaTATGATAGATTTGTGTCTATTTTTACTCACATTAACTGTTTTCCTAGAATACTCAGCATTGCAGGAGGCTCATTGATAAGTTAATAAAAGTATTACTCCCTCTAAATAAGTTCAGATTCcgttatttatataattagagGTCAATTCAAGATTTTATAAAGCAAAAGtagtttcatatatatatatatatatatatatatatatatatatataaacaatgaAAGTACTATTCCACCTTATTAAAGTTAAGTTTTTACTGCTCATACAATTAGAAATATAGTGATAATagatttaaatatatatgaaatattggGAAAGGTGAAAAGACTTATAACTgatttgaatataatatttaatgtaaaattatgttgttttgaattcttaaatacaatacataaataaaaaaaatgaaaagatttttaCCTAATGACATTATACCATTGTTTAATGAGAAATTATATCTTCTTTGGAATTTTGATGAGTGGTGCGATTATCTAATATGCTATTGTTTAATTatctaattattaattaaatataatggaAAAGGgcaaatttgaaaagaaatcaaTTGTGATCTTTCAACTTTTGAGATGTTACTCACAGacttttgaatttcttattatataaaatgaaaagaattagtGAAAAAGGATAACTAAATGTTggaaaatcaattttctttcttttaccttaaaaaTGGTAATACAATCATTTAATTTTACAAGGGCATTttggtatttcaattttttatttgtaatgttcccacttataatattatataataataatgtaaaagtATATAGCACATTGTCGAAGCCCTGGTTCATACACGAGGGCAGAAATGTCAATTCTTGTAGCCTAGATTAGCTTTTCAACATCTCcatcttaatttttttgcaagaatataattttatgttaaacTATTTTCCATAAAGTGAATAAATGAaagttttttctaaataaatgtaaatttcatcaaaatcaactagtCCGACATAGTTTCAGGCAGGGAAATTATGTAGCAGATATATTAGCTAAGCGAGGTACAAGGCTAACAAACCATGATAAAGTCACATTCATAATACAACAGAGCTCATAAACAAATGCATCACAAATAAAGTATTATGTATCCAACACGAGAAAATGGTCTATGAGAGAGAGttgctttacttttacttttgatcctttatttattttactttatccaTAGAGTACTTAGGGGTTGTTTGGTAGGTCgcattaaaacaaataatacatCTATTATGTATGGTATTATTTAGTATTATGTTTGATAGAGATTTGGACTtatgtataactaattaatAGATTAGTTACATACCTCATACATGGTATTATAGAATTATTAGTAATATCTTTCATTTGGAGGGATTagtaatacatatataataccATGGGATAAGTCTatataaagacaaaaatatccctcaaatcattttaattatttttttgatttatgatttatatttgtactggtaaatttatttgaatagattaactTACAAATTAATTAGAGAAAAGTTGTTTATCACTAAATAAATCCAATACAAATcgatacaatatttaaaatgtgagTTGTTTAACATTAACTATTTAAAAGCATAAATATATCACCACATGACGTTTGTGATCTTAATtgaatgtatataaatatttgtgtgattttctaattatttttatttttaagaatttataaaattgcatacatataaaaattacgACTTATAACTTTTATGTGTAAATGTAGatgatttattcaattttactattgtttgtcgtcttttcaattttaaaagttgataatttattctttttctaaaaaaaattaaaattataattttttaagtaatCAATACTAAGATAACAATAATTTatcatcaaataatttaagtgaaaAAAGAAGGCAcacatgacaacaaaattattCTTCTCATAGCTAGTTAGAAtgccataaaaaataatattgtccaACAATTATTTACCTTAACtcaatttcataataatttaaggatataattggaaagaaattttttatatagtttcaatCCAAGCATAAGATGAGTTGGGAAACAATGAACCAAACAATTCAAAAGAATAATCCCTGCATTACTAATTCCTACATTACTAATTCTCAGCATTAGTAATCCTTGCATTATTCATCTTTGTACGAAACGAACCCTTAATGTATTACAATTTTGTCACCTTCAAATAAGGCTATGATTAGAGCTTCTCTATCTACCTTTAAAtaatgtctatttttttttaaagcaatAAGGCAGAACTATCTCTCTAGACCATGACAAAAATATCATAGAAACATCTTAACTAATTTAACGTTCTATTACTTCCTAACTCATTTTTTGTCTAATTTTGTACACCATTTGGCTTACGTGGCACACTCCATGACTCCACTTAATTGAGTTGCGTGAGAGATATTTGAAGGCCACATGATCCAAAAAGatgtacaaaattataaaaatataagttcGGGAGTAATATGACTTTAGTTTAGTCAaggtgtctctgaaatttcgaatatagagcctgtttggatgagcttaaaaactggtcaaactgacttaaaagtcaGTTTCTGACTTATTAGAGTGTTTGACAATTAtcaaaatgacttattttaaggTAAAAACTAAAAGCTAGGTGAgggatgtttttttttcaacttaaaagtcattttatgtTGACTAAGTACTTTACCTTTTTGtctttaattcttttattattattattataaatattattattattattattattattattgttattactattattattattattattattttattattattattattattattttaaaaataatttttattattattattattattattattattattattattattacaaatcttaatattatcattattattaattttattattattattattattattaatattataattataattaattataattataattataaaaaatttgtgatgataagaaaatatgtgaattacaggaaatattattacttatggatgtaaaatataaattaatttttttgagtataaaaatcttatattaatcaactttttatcatgttaacaATTTTTAGGATATTTAAgacattttgattaaaaaaagtttttaccaacacttatttgccaaacacatcaacaactttttttcaaCTGaaacacttttatccaaacacataactactTAAAGTTTTAGCACTTtctaaagtattttttaaaagattctttttttaaagccTATCCAAATGGGCTCATAGTCTAGGGAATACTAGTgtcttttatctcttttttaatGACAATGAAAGACTTCAAGAATTGCTTCTATTAGAAAACACTTATCATCATTGAATTGGAGTAGGAATTAGGGATTCAAATTCTTGACATTTTGTAGTAAAAAAACAGAAGCTCTGTGtttaaatgagaaagagagaactTTCCCTTTCCTTCTGGGGGGAAAGGGAAAGCTTGAGTTGCACGAGGGGTCgagttaaatttaataattttttttaataaatctgTTATAGTTAAGGTAAACGATCAAATTGATCACTTTTTATATCACATTAAGGACCATATATACAAGTGAATTAGATTAAGGACCACAAAGAATCAACTCCCCTACATTAAGAaccattttgatcattttctctaTCCAACACACTCAAACTTATCACACTCAATATACGATAATCATCTCATTTGAGGTGTGTAGAAGATAAATCAAAACCCACCTCAAATGTCCTCATAAATGTACCTTTCATTTTTTACCAACTATGTAATAGTCCTAATCCATGAAGAATATATATACTCTTTTTCAATCGATGAGTGTGTTGATACCCATGTTGCTTTACTTTTTGTTGCTCCTAAACACACATGCAAGCACACATAGTCGCCAAGTACTACAATGACTATACAAGTTAAATATCAATCTCATATAGAATTAATTTTACAGATTATCAAATTCAATTATTATCCGATATTAACGCAAATGCTTCCACCAcaagtattatttttgttataaaaactactatagaaaaataatttaatctattAATCTAACTTTTACTAGATTATGTTGAGGcataatgatttaaaaaaataggagTTGATATTTTGGATTTATGCATTTATTGACAATCATGTTAATTAGTGATCACTAGAATTGGCAATCGATTTTCTATAAAGTTGTTGGTTAAAGGAAACTACTGTGACTAGGCTCTTGCAAGATATGCATAACATCTTAGGTTTCGAAAAGAACTAAAGAGAAATTTGTACAATTCACTCAATAATTTTTAGCtttggatcaacttcaaatgaccatatctTCGGAAACCTCCTTGGTTTCCCAAGTAGTTAGCTTTCTCATCAATGTCAATGTCTTGATCTTCTTATCTGCTTTGTTGTCCCACAACATTCAGTTTTTCAGACTTGGACACAATATATTTGTTAGTAAATCAATTTGAGTTGACAGATGTGCCATGTCCTGAtccctttcttcttcattctttctCTGTTCCACTGACATCTCATATGAATACCCGAATTCTCCTATTTCTGCATCTCTGGTGTACCATGCCCTATTGTTTTTGGAAATTTCATCCAACAGTTGCATTCTATCAACAAATGGATTTCTCATAAATGAACCTTTGCAGACTGCATCAACAACAAGTTTAGTCACATAATTAAGAGACCTATAGAAAACTTATTTAAGATGCCTCTCAGTAAGATCATGTTTGggacatttcttcaacttttggCTGAACCTCCACCAAGTATCATGCATTGCTTCTCCTAGTAACTGTTTATGTGTACTGATCTCAACCTTTATTTGCAGTTCTTTTGATTCTGAAAGAATCTTTCTAGGAAAGCCTCTTTTAATTCACTTCAAGTTCGAATGGAGTCATCTGACATCTCATTCAACCATTTAGTTGCTTCCCCAGTAAAAGATAAGGGAAATATCCTTAGCCTCATTGCAGTTTGATTAACTTCATGATTCTCTTGAGATTTACAGATCCCCATAAAATTCATCAGATGTTGATTCACATCATCACCAGCTGCCCTTCTAAACATTCCTTTGAGATTAAGCAATTGTATCATTGTACTGGTGATAGTGTATTTCACTCTTGGAGGTAACGCAGGTAACACTATAGGCCCAGTGGCTCCAACTCCATCCAAATCAACATCATCCTCTTCATACATTATGTGATCTAGATGCTGAACTCTACCCCTATGGGCTACTGGGGAACGATGAGGAGGAATTACATCATCATTGTTTCC harbors:
- the LOC101257224 gene encoding uncharacterized protein At4g15970 — encoded protein: MFTDCNCATAANSVLFLRRIGTVALLFILASLSWFVLYKAGETIGFKIPESLTSHAPRVFFFIPPSDSLPPPSDTQENKLEKVLKDAAMEDKTVILTTLNEAWAAPSSVIDLFLESFRIGNQTRELLNHLVIIALDEKAFSRCLIVHTHCYALVSEGVDFSKEAYFMTHDYLKMMWTRIDFLKGVLEMGYNFVFTDADVMWFRDPFPHFYEDADFQIACDHFLGNPEDVENRPNGGFLFVRSNNRSIEFYKFWYTSRETYPNLHDQDVLNNIKYDSFIIDIDLKMRFLDTTYFGGFCEPSKDLNLVCTMHANCCFGLESKLHDLRVVLQDWKNFLSLPPTLKRSLPPSWRVPQNCSLDSLHLYTPPVENVIQENVEQ